A stretch of Sinorhizobium meliloti DNA encodes these proteins:
- a CDS encoding valine--tRNA ligase, whose protein sequence is MLDKTYDSAAVEPKIAKAWDEADAFRAGVNAKPDAETFTIVIPPPNVTGSLHMGHALNNTLQDIMVRFERMRGKDVLWQPGMDHAGIATQMVVERQLMERQLPSRRDMGREAFIERVWEWKAESGGLIFNQLKRLGASCDWSRERFTMDEGLSEAVIEVFVSLYKEGLIYRDTRLVNWDPKLQTAISDIEVEPVEVNGHLWHLRYPLEEGVTYQHPVAFDEDGNATEWETRNYLVVATTRPETMLGDTGVAVHPDDVRYKGIVGKHVILPIVGRRIPIVADEYPDPTTGTGAVKMTPAHDFNDFDVGKRQGLRQVNVLTADGRITIKNNEDFLEGLDHPAALHGAWDRLEGKDRFEARKLIVEMLEEAGLVDHIEPHKHMVPHGDRGGVPIEPRLTEQWYVDAKTLAKPAIAAVKEGRTNFVPKNWEKTFFEWMENIQPWCISRQLWWGHQIPAWYGPDGQIFVERNEEEALHAAIQHYIAHEGPMKAYVEDLLENFKPGEILTRDEDVLDTWFSSALWPFSTLGWPKETPELDKYYQTDVLVTGFDIIFFWVARMMMMGLHFMKDADGTPVEPFHTVYVHALVRDKNGQKMSKSKGNVIDPLELIDEYGADALRFTLAIMAAQGRDVKLDPARIAGYRNFGTKLWNATRFAEMNGAISSEGFIPEAASLTINRWILTELSRTIRDVSEAIEDYRFNEAAGALYRFVWNQFCDWYLELLKPVFNGDDEAAKRESQACTAYVLDEIYKLLHPFMPFMTEELWEKTTGPGRERTTLLCHAEWPAAFYADDAAADEINWLIDLVSGIRSVRAEMNVPPAAMAPLVIVGAKALTSERLDRHASAIKRLARVENIEHASVAPRGSAQIVVGEATACLPLGSLIDLGAEKLRLEKAIAKVDVERERILGKLANEKFVANAKPELVEAERERLVELDLQRDSLGVALSRVSEAG, encoded by the coding sequence ATGCTTGATAAAACCTACGATTCCGCAGCGGTAGAACCGAAGATCGCCAAGGCCTGGGACGAGGCGGACGCCTTTCGCGCCGGTGTCAACGCGAAGCCGGACGCGGAGACCTTCACGATCGTGATCCCGCCGCCGAACGTGACGGGATCGCTGCACATGGGCCACGCGCTCAACAACACCCTGCAGGACATCATGGTCCGCTTCGAGCGCATGCGCGGCAAGGATGTGCTCTGGCAGCCGGGTATGGACCATGCGGGTATCGCGACGCAGATGGTCGTCGAGCGACAGCTCATGGAGCGTCAGCTTCCGAGCCGCCGCGACATGGGCCGCGAGGCCTTCATAGAGAGGGTCTGGGAGTGGAAGGCCGAGTCCGGGGGCCTGATCTTCAATCAATTGAAGCGGCTCGGCGCCTCCTGCGACTGGTCGCGCGAGCGCTTCACGATGGACGAGGGCCTGTCCGAGGCGGTCATCGAGGTCTTCGTCAGCCTCTACAAGGAAGGCCTGATCTATCGCGACACGCGCTTGGTCAACTGGGACCCGAAGCTGCAGACAGCGATTTCCGACATCGAGGTCGAGCCGGTCGAGGTCAACGGCCATCTCTGGCATCTGCGCTACCCGCTCGAAGAGGGCGTGACCTATCAGCATCCTGTCGCCTTCGATGAGGACGGCAATGCGACGGAATGGGAGACGCGCAACTATCTCGTCGTCGCGACCACGCGTCCGGAAACCATGCTCGGCGACACCGGCGTTGCCGTGCACCCGGATGACGTCCGCTACAAAGGCATCGTCGGCAAGCATGTCATCCTGCCGATCGTCGGGCGCCGCATCCCGATCGTCGCCGACGAGTATCCGGACCCGACGACCGGCACCGGCGCGGTAAAGATGACGCCTGCCCATGACTTCAACGATTTCGACGTCGGCAAGCGCCAAGGACTGAGGCAGGTCAACGTTCTCACGGCAGACGGCCGGATAACGATCAAGAACAATGAGGATTTCCTCGAAGGTCTCGACCATCCGGCGGCGCTCCATGGCGCCTGGGACCGGCTGGAAGGCAAGGATCGCTTCGAAGCCCGCAAGCTGATCGTCGAGATGCTCGAAGAGGCCGGCCTCGTGGATCATATCGAGCCCCACAAGCACATGGTGCCCCATGGCGACCGCGGCGGCGTGCCGATCGAGCCGCGCCTGACCGAGCAATGGTATGTCGACGCCAAGACTTTGGCGAAGCCGGCGATTGCGGCCGTCAAGGAAGGCAGGACGAACTTCGTCCCGAAGAACTGGGAAAAGACCTTTTTCGAATGGATGGAGAACATTCAGCCCTGGTGCATTTCCCGCCAGCTCTGGTGGGGCCATCAGATTCCCGCCTGGTACGGTCCCGATGGGCAGATCTTCGTTGAGCGAAACGAGGAGGAAGCGCTGCATGCGGCGATCCAGCACTACATCGCCCATGAAGGACCGATGAAGGCCTATGTCGAAGACCTGCTCGAAAACTTCAAGCCGGGTGAGATCCTGACACGCGACGAGGACGTCCTCGACACCTGGTTCTCCTCGGCGCTCTGGCCCTTCTCGACGCTCGGTTGGCCGAAGGAGACGCCCGAGCTCGACAAATACTATCAGACCGATGTGCTGGTAACCGGTTTCGACATCATTTTCTTCTGGGTCGCCCGGATGATGATGATGGGCCTTCATTTCATGAAGGATGCGGACGGCACGCCAGTCGAGCCGTTCCATACGGTTTATGTCCATGCGCTCGTCCGTGACAAGAACGGGCAGAAGATGTCGAAGTCCAAGGGCAACGTCATCGATCCGCTGGAGCTGATAGACGAATACGGCGCCGACGCATTGCGCTTCACGCTGGCGATCATGGCGGCTCAGGGGCGCGACGTGAAGCTCGACCCGGCCCGGATAGCAGGCTACCGCAACTTCGGAACCAAGCTGTGGAATGCGACCCGCTTTGCCGAGATGAACGGGGCAATAAGCAGCGAAGGCTTCATCCCCGAGGCCGCGTCGCTGACGATCAACCGCTGGATCCTGACGGAACTGTCGCGCACCATTCGTGACGTGAGCGAGGCGATCGAGGATTACCGCTTCAACGAAGCGGCGGGAGCCCTTTACCGCTTCGTCTGGAACCAGTTCTGCGACTGGTATCTCGAACTCCTGAAGCCTGTCTTCAACGGCGACGACGAGGCGGCCAAGCGCGAGTCCCAGGCCTGCACGGCCTATGTCCTGGATGAGATCTATAAGCTGCTTCATCCGTTCATGCCCTTCATGACGGAAGAGCTTTGGGAAAAGACGACCGGTCCCGGGCGAGAGCGTACGACGCTCCTTTGTCATGCCGAATGGCCTGCCGCCTTCTATGCGGATGACGCGGCCGCGGACGAAATCAACTGGCTGATCGACCTCGTCTCCGGCATTCGTTCGGTTCGCGCCGAAATGAACGTCCCTCCGGCGGCGATGGCACCACTGGTCATCGTCGGGGCGAAGGCGCTGACGAGCGAGCGGCTCGACAGGCACGCCTCCGCGATCAAGCGTCTGGCGAGGGTGGAAAACATCGAGCACGCGTCAGTGGCGCCCCGCGGCAGCGCTCAGATCGTGGTCGGCGAAGCGACGGCTTGCCTTCCGCTCGGCAGTCTCATCGATCTCGGAGCCGAGAAACTGCGCCTGGAAAAGGCCATTGCAAAGGTCGACGTCGAGCGGGAGCGGATCCTCGGCAAGCTCGCCAACGAAAAATTCGTCGCCAATGCCAAGCCTGAACTGGTCGAGGCCGAGCGCGAGCGGCTGGTCGAACTCGACCTGCAAAGAGACTCGCTCGGCGTTGCTTTGTCCCGCGTTTCGGAAGCGGGCTGA
- the exbB gene encoding tonB-system energizer ExbB — MSDRIRPKLNVLLAATLAVFLAGPVANGLAQTVQQPSSVSVDAQPPATDVPGADDPGAQPAPLEAAAGDATAGDATEVNPVLPHDLSPVGMFLAADIVVKAVMVALALASVATWAIFLVKTLELIYAKSRLKRAVAALVSANGLAEVQSKLERRAGVAGEMVAAAIDEMTRSEAVLDLAPAVGVKERVSSLLTRIEVRAGKRMSAGTGILASIGSVGPFVGLFGTVWGIMNSFIGISKAQTTNLAIVAPGIAEALLATAIGLVAAIPAVVIYNYFARSVGGYKLILADAAAAVERLVSRDLDHRHARRAPPRRQDGFAHAPDSIARIG; from the coding sequence ATGTCTGATCGGATCCGGCCGAAATTGAACGTGTTGCTGGCGGCAACGCTGGCTGTTTTCCTTGCCGGTCCGGTCGCGAACGGCCTCGCGCAGACCGTACAACAGCCGTCGTCCGTTTCGGTCGATGCGCAGCCGCCGGCGACAGATGTTCCCGGCGCCGATGACCCGGGCGCGCAACCGGCGCCGCTCGAGGCAGCAGCGGGCGACGCAACGGCGGGCGACGCGACGGAAGTCAACCCCGTGCTTCCGCATGATCTTTCGCCGGTCGGCATGTTCCTCGCTGCCGATATCGTCGTAAAGGCGGTGATGGTCGCTCTGGCGCTCGCCTCCGTCGCCACCTGGGCGATCTTCCTCGTGAAGACGCTGGAACTCATTTATGCCAAGTCGCGCCTTAAGCGCGCCGTGGCTGCGCTCGTTTCCGCGAATGGTCTCGCCGAGGTGCAGTCAAAGCTCGAGCGCCGCGCCGGCGTGGCTGGGGAGATGGTCGCCGCAGCGATCGACGAAATGACACGCTCGGAAGCCGTTCTGGACCTTGCGCCGGCAGTGGGTGTCAAGGAACGCGTCTCTTCTCTGCTCACGCGTATCGAGGTTCGCGCCGGCAAGAGGATGAGCGCCGGTACGGGAATCCTGGCGTCGATCGGGTCCGTCGGTCCATTCGTCGGCCTCTTCGGCACCGTCTGGGGAATCATGAATTCCTTCATCGGCATCAGCAAGGCGCAGACGACCAACCTCGCCATCGTCGCGCCGGGCATCGCCGAGGCGCTGCTGGCAACTGCGATCGGCCTCGTCGCGGCAATACCGGCGGTGGTGATCTATAACTATTTTGCCCGGTCCGTCGGGGGCTACAAGCTCATCCTGGCAGATGCGGCTGCAGCCGTCGAGAGACTGGTAAGCCGCGATCTCGATCATCGCCACGCCCGCAGAGCGCCGCCGCGCCGCCAGGACGGCTTCGCCCACGCCCCCGACTCGATCGCCAGAATCGGATAA
- the tolC gene encoding outer membrane channel protein TolC, with amino-acid sequence MVSIVRKAALWAAVSTSVLLAPHAVLAETIFGAMAKAYANNPDLNAARAGLRATDEGVPIAKAGYRPQISASATGTLSRVDAERTGTRDFHSGQVGISITQTIFDGFQTLNNVRAAQADVFSSRETLKANEIQILLSAAQSYANIARDQQVVSIRRQNLAFLREQLSAAQARLEVGEGTRTDVSQAEAELANAQSLLVAAIAQLKQSEAVYVQIVGAAPTGIRQPGPATKAMPRSLDQAVATGLRENPQILAAQYAVDSAGYQVKSAEGTMLPGVVLQGAVSRNTGNAGQGLDDTTASVTARLEVPIYQGGAEYGQIRQAKEILGQQRILVDSARASVQQTVVSAHAQLESALARIRASRSQIAAANLALEGVVEERKVGQRTTLDVLISQQDVLDAQEALAGAQRDAVVASYALLAAMGHLTVRSQGLQVAEYRAEEHYEAVKDKWFGLRTVDGR; translated from the coding sequence ATGGTGTCGATTGTCCGCAAAGCAGCCTTGTGGGCGGCTGTCTCGACCAGTGTGCTGCTCGCGCCCCACGCCGTTCTCGCGGAGACGATTTTCGGGGCAATGGCCAAGGCCTATGCGAACAACCCGGATCTCAACGCCGCTCGCGCCGGCCTGCGCGCGACCGACGAAGGGGTGCCGATTGCGAAGGCCGGCTACCGGCCGCAGATTTCCGCGTCCGCCACGGGGACGCTCTCACGGGTCGACGCCGAACGGACCGGCACCCGCGACTTTCATTCCGGACAGGTCGGGATTTCCATCACGCAGACGATCTTCGATGGATTTCAGACATTGAACAATGTCAGGGCGGCCCAAGCGGACGTGTTTTCGAGCCGCGAGACGCTGAAAGCCAATGAGATTCAGATCCTTCTTTCGGCCGCGCAGTCCTATGCGAACATAGCCCGCGATCAGCAGGTCGTTTCCATTCGCCGGCAGAACCTGGCCTTCCTTCGGGAACAGTTGAGCGCCGCCCAGGCCCGCCTCGAAGTGGGCGAAGGCACGCGGACGGATGTGAGCCAGGCGGAAGCCGAACTCGCCAACGCACAGTCGCTGCTCGTCGCTGCAATCGCGCAGCTGAAGCAGAGCGAAGCGGTCTATGTCCAGATCGTCGGCGCAGCGCCGACCGGCATCAGACAGCCCGGACCGGCCACGAAGGCCATGCCAAGGTCTCTCGACCAGGCCGTTGCGACGGGGCTGCGGGAGAACCCGCAGATCCTGGCGGCGCAATATGCCGTCGATTCGGCCGGTTACCAGGTGAAATCGGCGGAAGGCACGATGCTGCCGGGCGTCGTTCTCCAGGGCGCCGTGAGCCGTAACACCGGTAATGCCGGTCAGGGGCTTGATGACACGACGGCCAGCGTCACGGCTCGGCTCGAAGTTCCGATCTATCAGGGCGGTGCGGAATACGGCCAGATTCGCCAGGCGAAGGAAATCCTGGGGCAGCAGCGAATCCTCGTCGACTCGGCGCGGGCCTCGGTGCAGCAGACCGTGGTTTCGGCCCATGCGCAGCTCGAGTCCGCACTCGCCAGAATCAGGGCCAGCCGGTCGCAGATCGCCGCCGCCAATCTCGCGCTCGAAGGCGTTGTCGAAGAACGCAAGGTCGGCCAGCGCACGACTCTCGACGTTCTCATTTCGCAGCAGGACGTTCTCGACGCGCAGGAGGCATTGGCCGGAGCGCAGCGCGACGCCGTGGTTGCAAGCTACGCCTTGCTCGCCGCAATGGGCCACCTGACAGTCAGGAGCCAGGGCCTGCAGGTGGCCGAATACCGGGCCGAGGAACATTACGAGGCCGTCAAGGACAAGTGGTTCGGCCTGCGCACCGTCGACGGGCGCTAA
- a CDS encoding protein-L-isoaspartate O-methyltransferase family protein, producing MNFEAARIKMVDNQIRTTDVTSHSVLSAFLSVPREEFVPAKMRELAYIDTDIELVGGSQPRYLMEPSPLAKLLQLAEISKSDLVLEIGCGTGYASALLSLLAGSVVALESDEALAATATATLTRLGYDNVAVVSGDLTKGYAAEAPYDVIFIDGAVEMLPAELFEQLRDGGRLVAVEGFGNASRAKLYVRESGMTSERADFNTAVKPLPGFRRDRSFVF from the coding sequence ATGAACTTCGAAGCAGCCCGCATCAAGATGGTGGACAATCAGATCCGGACCACGGATGTGACCTCCCATTCAGTCCTGTCTGCTTTCCTGTCGGTCCCGCGTGAGGAGTTCGTGCCTGCCAAGATGCGGGAGCTGGCCTATATCGACACCGATATCGAGCTCGTCGGCGGTTCCCAGCCGCGTTACCTGATGGAGCCGTCGCCGTTGGCAAAGCTCCTCCAGCTCGCGGAGATCTCCAAATCGGATCTGGTCCTCGAGATCGGCTGCGGGACAGGTTACGCCTCGGCCCTGCTTTCGCTTCTCGCCGGTTCCGTCGTGGCGCTGGAGAGCGACGAAGCCCTGGCCGCCACGGCCACGGCAACGCTGACACGCCTCGGTTACGACAACGTCGCCGTGGTGAGCGGCGATCTGACCAAGGGATATGCGGCGGAAGCGCCCTACGACGTCATCTTCATCGACGGTGCCGTCGAGATGCTCCCTGCCGAGCTGTTCGAGCAGCTTCGCGACGGCGGCCGGCTCGTGGCCGTGGAAGGTTTTGGTAACGCATCTCGTGCGAAACTTTACGTGCGCGAATCGGGCATGACGTCCGAGCGAGCTGACTTCAACACCGCCGTGAAGCCGCTTCCCGGCTTCCGCCGCGACCGTTCTTTTGTTTTTTGA
- a CDS encoding PopZ family protein: MAQLNVAREPSMDEILASIRKIIESNEPGPAGTSARQTFEDDAGDDIELSIDSEIEADAFGSVEDQFSSVRTSPSAVDTRTNAPVPPSAPLSLADVAARVRAASERQAVHTVPRDQAGAEEARSPADSPAMMSRIAAFPSSAIPASAAANAESAPVAGDVPAAAHATASDEATAPESTPGTIVSPAVSRQVARAFDELAHAVENGPRRSFDEIAEAMLRPMLQEWLDDNLPTLVERLVREEIERVARGPRR; this comes from the coding sequence ATGGCGCAGCTCAACGTCGCACGTGAACCTTCGATGGATGAGATTCTGGCATCCATTCGCAAGATCATAGAGAGTAACGAGCCTGGTCCGGCCGGAACCTCCGCGCGGCAGACCTTCGAGGACGACGCCGGCGACGATATCGAACTGTCGATAGATTCGGAGATCGAAGCGGATGCGTTCGGATCCGTCGAGGACCAGTTTTCCTCGGTCCGGACGTCACCATCCGCGGTCGACACCCGTACCAACGCGCCGGTACCGCCGTCTGCGCCGCTTTCGCTTGCCGATGTCGCGGCAAGGGTGAGGGCAGCTTCGGAGCGGCAGGCGGTGCATACGGTTCCGAGGGATCAAGCAGGAGCCGAGGAGGCGCGGTCGCCAGCGGATAGCCCGGCGATGATGTCCCGCATCGCTGCTTTCCCCTCGTCGGCCATTCCGGCGAGTGCGGCCGCGAACGCCGAGTCGGCTCCCGTGGCCGGGGATGTGCCGGCGGCCGCGCATGCGACGGCCTCGGACGAGGCGACGGCGCCGGAAAGCACGCCTGGAACGATCGTTTCCCCGGCTGTCAGCCGTCAGGTCGCGCGCGCCTTCGACGAGTTGGCACATGCCGTCGAGAACGGACCCCGGCGTTCGTTCGACGAGATCGCCGAGGCGATGCTGCGTCCGATGTTGCAGGAATGGCTGGACGACAACTTGCCGACATTGGTCGAAAGACTGGTGCGCGAAGAGATCGAGCGCGTTGCGCGCGGGCCCCGGCGCTGA
- the exbD gene encoding TonB system transport protein ExbD, with translation MAGRISESSGDLDENSEINVTPFIDVMLVLLIIFMVAAPLATVDMKVDLPQSVAKPTPRDDKPVFVTLKADLTLAIGNEEAPREAFVAELNRITGGNTETRVLLRADRLVDYGELMTVMNLIQNAGYGKIALVGLEAAPAR, from the coding sequence ATGGCTGGAAGAATTTCCGAGAGCAGCGGCGATCTCGACGAGAACAGCGAGATCAACGTCACCCCCTTCATCGACGTCATGCTCGTGCTGCTCATCATCTTCATGGTGGCTGCGCCGCTCGCGACGGTCGACATGAAGGTCGATCTGCCGCAATCCGTGGCAAAGCCGACGCCGCGCGACGACAAGCCGGTCTTCGTGACGTTGAAGGCCGACCTCACGCTTGCCATCGGCAATGAAGAGGCGCCTCGCGAAGCTTTCGTTGCCGAACTCAACCGGATAACCGGCGGCAACACGGAAACGCGCGTGCTCCTGCGCGCGGATCGCCTGGTCGACTACGGCGAACTGATGACGGTCATGAACCTCATTCAGAATGCCGGCTACGGCAAGATCGCACTCGTCGGCCTGGAGGCCGCGCCTGCCCGCTAA
- a CDS encoding OmpP1/FadL family transporter — MARIGLKQGILAAVAGMLVASAAQAGGLERSGYNIDLLFDPSDYAAEATATYVNPQRKLKNVEDTDTADTDILGGTFGGGNLNYRPSTADDTESYWAPRIGIKAALGDSIDCMADYSQPWGAHTNPGKNWAGANNNIETKVESDNYAATCSYKWQMGPGYFRVIGGGFYQEVGGFKERLVQDYTFAPFPFSTFSGVGRLELEDSGWGWRTGVAYEIPEYAMRASLVYNSAVDLDDLSGFIDLRQLAFPNPFPVGPRVITGTKYDVQGSASMPDSLELKVQSGIAPGWLAFGSIKWTDWSQLQVVTFCPATISPTTPCTSLDLLYRDGWTVTGGIGHKFNDQWSGAVSLTWDRGTSQGYGAQTDTWTLGTGVSYTPTENVEIRLAGVVGILTSGSSGPVDFEGQTIGGDVSYDFGNDFVGAISTSLKVRF; from the coding sequence ATGGCTCGAATTGGATTGAAGCAGGGTATTCTGGCTGCGGTTGCCGGAATGCTCGTGGCCTCGGCTGCGCAGGCGGGAGGGCTTGAACGCAGCGGCTATAATATCGATCTCTTGTTCGACCCGTCGGACTATGCGGCAGAAGCGACGGCGACCTATGTCAATCCGCAGCGTAAGCTGAAGAATGTAGAGGATACGGATACCGCCGATACGGACATACTCGGCGGGACATTCGGTGGCGGAAACCTGAATTATCGTCCAAGCACCGCGGACGACACCGAGAGCTATTGGGCGCCCCGCATCGGCATTAAGGCTGCCTTGGGTGACAGTATTGACTGTATGGCGGACTACTCGCAGCCTTGGGGCGCCCACACCAACCCCGGCAAAAACTGGGCCGGTGCCAACAACAACATCGAGACGAAGGTGGAGAGCGACAACTATGCGGCCACCTGTTCCTATAAGTGGCAAATGGGACCCGGCTATTTCCGTGTTATTGGCGGTGGGTTCTATCAGGAAGTGGGCGGCTTTAAAGAACGGCTCGTGCAGGATTACACCTTCGCGCCGTTTCCGTTTTCAACCTTTTCCGGCGTCGGTCGTCTCGAGCTGGAAGATAGCGGATGGGGCTGGCGCACCGGCGTCGCGTACGAAATTCCCGAATATGCGATGCGGGCGAGCTTAGTTTATAACAGTGCTGTGGATCTGGATGATCTATCGGGCTTCATCGATCTGCGTCAGCTTGCGTTTCCGAACCCTTTTCCGGTTGGACCTCGGGTGATCACCGGCACCAAATATGACGTTCAGGGTTCGGCCTCGATGCCGGATTCGCTTGAACTCAAGGTTCAATCGGGCATCGCCCCCGGCTGGTTGGCGTTTGGCTCCATCAAATGGACCGATTGGAGTCAGCTGCAGGTTGTAACATTCTGCCCTGCGACGATATCGCCTACTACGCCGTGCACCAGCCTCGACCTCCTTTACCGGGACGGTTGGACGGTTACCGGCGGCATCGGCCACAAGTTCAACGATCAGTGGAGCGGTGCAGTCAGCCTCACCTGGGATCGTGGAACAAGCCAGGGATACGGCGCGCAGACCGATACCTGGACGCTCGGCACAGGCGTTTCCTATACGCCGACCGAAAATGTGGAAATCCGTCTCGCCGGTGTCGTCGGTATCCTGACCAGCGGCAGTTCCGGTCCGGTTGATTTCGAAGGACAAACGATTGGCGGTGACGTCTCCTACGACTTTGGCAATGACTTCGTCGGGGCGATCTCAACTTCTCTGAAGGTCAGGTTCTGA
- a CDS encoding ComEC/Rec2 family competence protein: MGESGAQAVVRDGERSAWPESEATQVLTGDLPVIGSGRRAPAGRHATHIRHRIRSAATAVSLRIGAAVAEEQEYGHGFVLIPVVLALGSLAWLALPETVGTAKLAALLCVFGISAVLCRGDLRNWRPLLIAPALFTAGMLLAAAETARRDTVILDTPVTTTVRGTVLSRDPDDRGRWRYLVRIQETSGPRLRRAPERATLLARSRHEAFPVGATIEGKARLSPPSGPALPGLNDFAFGAYFKGVGAVGYFYGAPRAPVDAGAVTDRSQASLPAKAAAYLALVREAIGNRIRTAIGGDTGAIAAALVTGEERAISREAVEMLRAAGLSHVLAISGLNMVLAAGTFLIGARTLLSFVPGLAERYSVKKIAAVGALLMVFFYILISGGAVSALRSWIMISIMLVALFFDRVSISLRNVALAALVILAWTPSAAAGPGFQMSFAATLALVAGYSRWRDHRRKDRETPRNRGGAGVVSGLAIGTVATSVIGGLATAVYAAAHFNRLPGYGLAANVLTTPLISVLIMPFALFAMLLMPFGLEYYPLVVMGQGLDWMLTVARYVASLDGEWTTGRMGDVQFFLIAFGGILLCVLRTRLALVGAGLIALGVCAIALEPQKERPSIAISEDAQLVGLITADAIATNRSRPPEFIFSQWQRALAIAAHKAPVDLAAEPDTAAGTAAFLTSARAGVFACRKGTGCAGRSREGWTVAVIEKAESLSFLCGRVDLVVVASRRPSAGCPPGGSLVISTETLRRTGAVEIHAEQEQPGAPPRMRVVSSFSSTERPWQRHRRYDWRTGSFMPQGSPP; this comes from the coding sequence ATGGGGGAGAGCGGGGCACAAGCGGTCGTGCGCGATGGGGAACGCAGCGCGTGGCCCGAGAGCGAGGCGACGCAGGTTCTCACTGGCGATTTGCCCGTCATCGGCTCCGGCCGCCGGGCGCCTGCCGGCCGGCATGCGACACACATTCGCCATCGGATACGCTCGGCGGCCACGGCGGTTTCCCTCCGGATAGGCGCTGCAGTTGCAGAAGAGCAGGAATACGGCCACGGCTTCGTCCTGATCCCGGTCGTGCTTGCGCTCGGCTCGCTTGCATGGCTCGCGCTGCCCGAAACCGTCGGAACTGCCAAACTTGCAGCGCTGCTTTGCGTTTTCGGCATATCTGCGGTGCTTTGCCGGGGAGACCTGCGAAACTGGCGGCCGCTGTTGATCGCGCCTGCTCTCTTTACGGCCGGCATGCTGCTCGCCGCGGCCGAAACAGCAAGGCGCGACACGGTCATTCTCGATACTCCCGTTACGACGACCGTTCGCGGAACCGTGCTGTCGCGGGATCCGGACGACAGGGGGCGCTGGCGCTATCTCGTTCGCATCCAGGAAACCTCCGGCCCGCGTCTTCGCAGGGCTCCGGAAAGGGCGACGCTCCTGGCGCGGAGCCGTCACGAGGCGTTTCCGGTCGGGGCGACGATCGAAGGCAAGGCGCGTTTGTCGCCGCCCTCCGGGCCGGCTCTGCCGGGTCTCAATGACTTCGCGTTCGGCGCCTACTTCAAAGGCGTAGGCGCGGTCGGGTATTTCTATGGCGCGCCGCGAGCGCCGGTGGATGCCGGCGCTGTCACGGATCGGTCCCAGGCCTCGCTGCCGGCGAAGGCGGCCGCATATCTGGCACTGGTCCGCGAGGCGATCGGCAACCGTATCCGGACAGCGATCGGCGGCGATACCGGTGCAATCGCTGCGGCGCTGGTGACCGGCGAGGAGCGCGCGATCAGCCGCGAGGCCGTCGAGATGCTGCGCGCCGCCGGCCTGTCGCACGTCCTGGCGATCTCGGGCCTCAACATGGTGCTGGCGGCGGGCACGTTTCTCATCGGCGCCCGGACCCTGCTGAGCTTCGTTCCCGGCTTGGCCGAAAGATATTCCGTCAAGAAGATCGCCGCCGTCGGCGCTCTTCTCATGGTCTTCTTCTATATCCTGATTTCCGGCGGCGCGGTCTCGGCGCTCAGATCCTGGATCATGATCTCGATCATGCTCGTCGCATTGTTCTTCGACCGCGTTTCGATCAGCCTGCGCAACGTGGCGCTTGCCGCACTCGTCATCCTCGCCTGGACGCCATCGGCGGCAGCCGGACCAGGGTTCCAAATGTCCTTTGCGGCGACGCTGGCCCTCGTTGCGGGCTATTCCCGCTGGCGCGACCACAGGAGAAAGGATCGCGAAACCCCGAGGAACCGGGGGGGCGCGGGGGTCGTGTCCGGCCTCGCCATCGGTACTGTCGCCACCTCCGTCATCGGCGGGTTGGCGACGGCGGTTTACGCGGCTGCCCATTTCAACCGGCTCCCCGGTTACGGACTGGCCGCAAACGTTCTTACGACGCCTCTGATCAGCGTGCTCATCATGCCGTTCGCGCTGTTCGCGATGCTGCTTATGCCCTTCGGGCTCGAATATTACCCCCTCGTGGTCATGGGGCAGGGGCTGGACTGGATGCTGACCGTCGCGAGATATGTCGCATCCCTCGACGGCGAGTGGACGACCGGTCGCATGGGCGACGTGCAGTTCTTCCTTATTGCCTTCGGCGGCATCCTGCTCTGCGTGCTGAGAACGCGGCTGGCGCTCGTCGGCGCGGGGCTGATCGCTCTCGGTGTATGCGCGATCGCGCTTGAGCCGCAGAAGGAGCGCCCATCGATCGCCATATCGGAGGATGCTCAACTGGTCGGCCTGATCACCGCGGATGCAATCGCGACCAATCGGAGCCGTCCGCCGGAGTTCATCTTCTCGCAATGGCAGCGCGCGCTTGCGATCGCCGCACATAAGGCACCGGTCGACCTTGCAGCGGAACCGGACACCGCCGCCGGGACAGCAGCTTTCCTGACCTCGGCTCGAGCCGGCGTCTTCGCCTGCAGAAAGGGAACAGGGTGTGCCGGGCGCAGCCGAGAGGGATGGACAGTGGCTGTTATCGAAAAGGCCGAATCGCTCTCCTTCCTGTGCGGTCGCGTCGATCTGGTCGTCGTCGCCAGCCGCCGCCCGTCTGCAGGCTGCCCGCCCGGCGGATCGCTGGTCATAAGCACCGAGACGCTGCGCCGGACGGGGGCGGTCGAGATCCATGCCGAGCAGGAACAACCGGGCGCGCCGCCTCGCATGCGCGTCGTCTCGTCGTTCTCCTCCACTGAGCGCCCCTGGCAGCGTCATCGCCGCTACGACTGGCGGACGGGCAGTTTTATGCCGCAAGGTTCACCCCCCTGA